The Ictidomys tridecemlineatus isolate mIctTri1 chromosome 6, mIctTri1.hap1, whole genome shotgun sequence genome includes a region encoding these proteins:
- the Xpot gene encoding exportin-T encodes MDEQALLGLNPNADSDFRQRALAYFEQLKISPDAWQVCAEALAQRTYSDDHIKFFCFQVLEHQVKYKYSELTTVQQQLIRETLISWLQAQMLNPQPEKTFIRNKAAQVFALLFVTEYLTKWPKFFFDILSVVDLNPRGVDLYLRILMAIDSELVDRDVVHTSEEARRNTLIKDTMREQCIPSLVESWYQILQNYQYTNSEVTCQCLEVVGAYVSWIDLSLIANDRFINMLLGHMSIEVLREEACDCLFEIVNKGMDPVDKMKLVESLCQVLQTAGFFSIDQEEDVDFLARFSKLVNGMGQSLIVSWSKLIKNGDIKNAQEALQAIETKVALMLQLLIHEDDDISSNIIGFCYDYLHILKQLTVLSDQQKANVEAIMLAVMKKLTYDEEYNFENEGEDEAMFVEYRKQLKLLLDRLAQVSPELLLASVRRVFSSTLQNWQTTRFMEVEVAIRLLYMLAEALPVSHGAHFSGDVSKATALQDMMRTLVTSGVSSYQHTSVTLEFFETVVRYEKFFTVEPQHIPCVLMAFLDHRGLRHSSAKVRSRTAYLFSRFVKSLNKQMNPFIEDILNRIQDLLALSPPENGYQSLLSSDDQLFIYETAGVLIVNSEYPAERKQALMRNLLTPLMEKFKILLEKLMLAQDEERQASLADCLNHAVGFASRTSKAFSNKQTVKQCGCSEVYLDCLQTFLPALSCPLQKDILRSGVRTFLHRMIICLEEEVLPFIPSASEHMLKDCEAKDLQEFIPLINQITAKFKIQVSPFLQQMFMPLLHAIFEVLLRPAEENDQSAALEKQMLRRSYFAFLQTVTGSGMSEVIANQGAENVERVLITIIQGAVEYPDPIAQKTCFIILSKLVELWGGKDGPVGFADFVYKHIVPACFLAPLKQTFDLADAQTVLALSECAVTLKTIHLKRGPECVQYLQQEYLPSLQVAPEIIQEFCQALQQPDAKVFKNYLKVFFQRAKP; translated from the exons ATGGATGAACAGGCTCTTTTAGGGCTAAATCCAAATGCTGATTCAGACTTTAGACAAAGG gCCCTGGCCTATTTTGAGCAGTTAAAGATATCCCCAGATGCCTGGCAGGTGTGTGCAGAAGCTCTAGCCCAGAGGACATATag TGATGATCACATAAAGTTTTTCTGCTTTCAAGTATTAGAACATCAAGTTAAATACAA ATATTCAGAACTAACCACTGTTCAACAACAACTAATTAGGGAGACGCTCATATCTTGGCTTCAAGCTCag ATGCTGAATCCCCAACCGGAGAAGACCTTTATACGAAATAAAGCAGCCCAAGTCTTCGCCTTGCTTTTTGTTACAGAATATCTCACTAAATGGCCCAAGTTTTTTTTTGACATTCTCTCAGTAGTGGACCTAAATCCAAGGGGAGTAGATCTGTACCTCCGAATCCTCATGGCTATTGATTCAGAGTTGGTAGATCGTGATGTGGTTCATACATCAGAG gaggcTCGTAGGAATACTCTAATAAAAGATACCATGAGGGAGCAGTGCATTCCAAGTCTGGTGGAATCATGGTACCAAATCTTACAAAATTATCAGTATACTAATTCAGAAGTGACATGTCAGTGCCTTGAAGTAGTTGGGGCTTATGTCTCTTGGATAGACTTATCCCTTATAGCCAATGATAG GTTTATAAATATGCTGCTAGGTCATATGTCAATAGAAGTTCTACGGGAAGAAGCATGTGACTGtttatttgaaattgtaaataaaGGGATGGACCCTGTTGATAAAATGAAGCTAGTAGAATCCTTGTGTCAAGTATTACAGACTGCTGGGTTTTTTAGCATTGACCAG GAAGAAGATGTCGACTTCCTGGCCAGATTTTCTAAGCTGGTAAATGGAATGGGACAGTCATTGATAGTTAGCTGGAGTAAATTAATTAAGAATGGTGATATCAAGAATGCACAAGAGGCACTACAAGCTATCGAAACAAAAGTAGCACTTATGTTGCAGCTACTAATTCATGAGGATGATGACATCTCCTCTAACATTATTGGGTTTTGTTATGattatcttcatattttaaaacag CTTACAGTGCTCTCAGATCAGCAAAAAGCTAATGTAGAG gcaATCATGTTGGCCGTTATGAAAAAATTGACTTATGATGAAGAATATAACTTTGAAAATGAA GGTGAAGATGAAGCCATGTTTGTAGAGTATAGAAAACAACTGAAGTTATTGTTGGACAGACTTGCTCAAGTTTCACCAGAGTTACTGCTGGCTTCTGTTCGCAGAGTTTTTAGTTCTACGCTGCA GAACTGGCAGACCACACGATTTATGGAAGTTGAAGTAGCAATAAGATTGCTGTATATGTTGGCAGAAGCTCTTCCAGTATCTCATGGTGCTCACTTCTCAGGTGATGTTTCAAAAGCTACTGCTTTGCAGGATATGATGCGAACT TTGGTGACATCAGGAGTCAGTTCCTATCAGCATACATCCGTGACGTTGGAGTTCTTTGAAACTGTTGTTAGATATGAAAAGTTTTTCACAGTTGAACCTCAACACATTCCATGTGTATTA ATGGCTTTCTTAGATCACAGGGGTCTGCGGCATTCCAGTGCTAAAGTACGGAGCAGAACTGCTTACCTGTTTTCTAGATTTGTCAAATCTCTCAA TAAACAAATGAATCCTTTCATTGAAGATATTTTGAATAGAATACAAGATTTATTAGCCCTTTCTCCACCT GAAAATGGTTACCAGTCCTTGTTAAGCAGTGATGATCAACTCTTTATTTATGAGACAGCTGGAGTACTGATTGTTAATAGTGAATACCCAGCAGAAAGGAAGCAAGCCTTAATGAGGAATCTATTGACTCCTCTAATGGAGAAGTTTAAAATTCTGTTAGAAAAATTGATGCTGGCACAAGATGAAGAAAGGCAGGCATCTCTAGCTGACTGTCTCAACCATGCTGTTGGATTTGCCAG TCGAACCAGCAAAGCTTTCAGCAACAAGCAGACAGTGAAACAGTGTGGCTGCTCCGAAGTTTATCTGGACTGTTTACAGACTTTCTTGCCAGCCCTCAGTTGCCCCTTACAAAAAGATATTCTCAGAAGTGGAGTTCGCACTTTCCTTCACCGAATGATTATTTGCCTAGAGGAAGAAGTTCTTCCATTTATCCCATCTGCCTCGGAACACATGCTTAAAGACTGTGAAGCAAAAGACCTCCAGGAGTTCATTCCTCTTATCAACCAGATAACGGCCAAATTTAAG ATACAGGTATCCCCATTTTTACAACAGATGTTTATGCCCTTGCTCCATGCAATTTTTGAAGTGCTGCTGCGACCTGCTGAAGAGAATGACCAGTCTGCTGCTTTAGAGAAGCAAATGTTGCGGAGAAGTTACTTTGCCTTCCTGCAAACAGTCACAGGCAGCGGAATGAGCGAAGTTATAGCAAATCAAG GTGCAGAGAATGTAGAACGAGTGCTTATTACCATTATCCAAGGAGCAGTTGAATATCCAGATCCAATCGCTCAGAAAACATGTTTTATCATCCTCTCTAAGTTGGTAGAACTCTGGG GAGGTAAAGATGGACCAGTGGGATTTGCTGATTTTGTTTATAAGCACATTGTTCCTGCATGTTTCCTGGCACCTTTAAAACAAACCTTTGACCTGGCTGATGCACAGACAGTATTG GCTCTCTCTGAGTGTGCTGTAACACTGAAAACCATTCATCTCAAACGG GGCCCAGAATGTGTTCAGTATCTTCAACAAGAATACCTGCCCTCCTTACAGGTAGCTCCAGAAATAATTCAG